The Cynocephalus volans isolate mCynVol1 chromosome 1, mCynVol1.pri, whole genome shotgun sequence region aagcacacacacgcacacgtccCTATTTCCGCATGCATGGTCACCGAGTTCAGGCACACCCCGCCAGGCGGGAAAATTGACTTTAGAACGTATTCCTCAGCCCTAGGAACCCACAAGAAGGCTGTGGACGTAAGAGTCACGGTCTCGAAGTGGACGCCAGGGGTCCCCGACACCCGATCCGACCAGGCGTTGCAGGAGTTCCACCGGCCGGTGACAGCAGTGACCTCTCTCGCTGCCCGGCTTCCCTCCGTTAGGGCTTTGCACGTCTTCTAATTTTATCCTGCCGCTCTCTTTAGGGGAGCTCTGGTTTCCCGCGCTATTTCAGGGCCCAGCCTAATTTTTAGAGACGTTTCCCAACCCCTGGGCtggcccctcctcctctcctattCCGATCAAGAGACTTGGGGCAGAATCTGATCTCCTGAAGGATCAGAGAAATTCCCCAGGGCCCCCCACCCCGCTGGGCCCGTGGAGTTAGCGCGTCAGTGGCGGTGGTCGGATGGTGCGCGGTTTGGCGGTCAGCGTGGAACGGTCAGGTGTAGTAGCCAATCCGCGTAAGCGACAGCAGTCCCACCCCGGGGATTTGGAGAATCAGAGCCACACAGGAGAGAGTCTGCTCAAACCAGATGCAGCTTGTCAAAGTCCCATGTGACACTCCATGAATCTCCAGACAGACGTGGgttcttttaaagttgtttaaaagaaagaaatagaagatttgGGGCCAAGTAATACCGGCTTATAAgtcaaaatttctaaaaatggtGATATGataatcatttattaattacATTAGATCAGTGTCCTaggtaagaaaatataatttacatatttccTGAGGataacagaaacagaaatcaaacaATGCCATCCTTCCCCATGTTCCCTATAAAACAACCCTTACTGGATGGGGTAGGGGAAAGAATCATAAGCATGTGTGAGTCTGTTTCATTTAAAATCACAGAAACCATACCAGAATATCAGTCTTTCCTCACTCTTTGAAGGCTGCTTATCAGCACAGAGTACCTTTCCTTAAATATTCAGTAGGGCTTCAGAGGAGAAAAAGCATAAAATCAAATATACAGTCGGTCCTCAATGTAAATGAtaggaaataaattataattctGTGGCTATTCTAATGGTTGAAATTTCTTGTGTTTTGCAAACCATGTAAAGTTATTGTGCATATGACGTACCTGAAAAACTGAAGAATTACCCTAATTTTCATCTTCACTTCTGCATATTAGTTAGAACAGAAGAGGGATGTGTGTCTGAATTCTAAAATGTTAATTCTTATTACATCCAATGATATTTTTACCCACATGCTTTGATTTCTCTTCTCTTGGTCGCCTGCCAGCTTGGTTCCTAAGGGGTTCCTAATCATTCTGTTGTCGGCCTCCTGAGAACctggttttaattttgtttgaccTTTGATAATATAATCAGAAAAACCTATTAGTTAAAAGCCATTTCATGAGAGAGTTTCTGACATTTTAAAGAGGTATCAAGAGCCTCTATCACTGGTCTCCAAAAGAAGCCACAAAAAACTGCCAACGTGTAGTTCCAGTGCAGCCTAGAAGGAAGCTGGTCTCCCGGACACAATCAAGGAATGCTTTGGAATGCAATTCTGACTGCCTGGGCTtatttaaacaggaaatcagtTAATTAGATTGTAGTAGACACCCTCTTGAACACTACTTTACTGAAACTTTACAGAGACCAGAATATCTCAAATACTCATGGATATGGTAATACTTTGTTTCatgatctttattttatttaattaatgtagCTAAAAAAAAATGCACCTAGTAATTTCACTTGAGAAAAGaatcaatattttattcaaaattaatttcaaaaaatgtcaAAAGTGCAAATTAGCGAAAAAAGTTAATACTAAAGAGTgaaaagaccagtttgtacttaCTTTAGTATTGTAGTTACTTCTATGTGATTTTCTGAATCtcgatttttctttttttactattgcTAAAGGATAGAGTCCACAtctgtttaatattttcaggACAGGGCCTAGCTGGGAGCCACTTGCAGAAGTTCCACACTTTGCTGGGATGTTTCATTCCTGCAAGTTCTGTCTATCCACCAGTTAGTTCTTAAAAGCTCTGGGAGTTTGCTTTTCAAAAGCAATCTTATGTCAAATCTTCTTCAGGTTGTTATAAAGTGAATACCTATCCctaatttagttttttctttagaaatttctttctttggtgtgtgtgcgtgtatgtctATAAAGCAGAGCTCTTCTGTTGAATGTTTTAGCACCATGATTTCCCAGAGACACCTGGAAGGTCTTTGTTTCAGCATCCTCAGCTCCCCAACTGACCATGTGGCTTTGAGATAGACAGAGGTGGGAGCTCAGTGAATTTGAAATGTCCCCTCCTCCTAAGTGCTCTTTAGCAGAAACATGTTCACCAACCAGGCTCCTTAAAAGAGTTCATTCCCCTTAAAGATTTTCTATTACTGCTTAAATAGTATTTGTAAGCATGTAGAcaaagtaagatttttaaaatgtatatcgTGAGTTTTAATCGTGATtgtttaataaaagttttataaattcCTATTAATACAAGAAGGGAAGATTTTTTACAAGGTTTTGCAATAGCTTTTTTGACTTCAGTATTACAGGGAAtagacttttaaagaaaatgcctTTCAATTTTAAACTGCACTATtaattcaaagacaaagattaTTCTTCACACGAGTCATCTTATCACATAAATATCCACCTGGTAGTTGCTTTTATACGCTATGTTTAAAGATATGTGTACATTAatctttttaacttaaaaacagCAGTACACATGAACTTTTAATGTATAGACTGGAAGATTACCACTGTAGTAGTgactatttttaaagcataaaccACAAAATAAGAGTTTTTAAGCATATCCTTGGTCTACCCAGTTCATCTTGAGTGCTATATACCTGTTGCTTACAGTCTTGCAGGATATTAGAAGCAGAATAGAAAGGCCTGTAATAGATAACACTGGAGCCTGGAGAGATGGGGCTCATCTAAAGCTACACAGCTCCTTAATAGTAAAACAAACTGAATTCTAGCCCTCCTAGCCAAATCCTGGGGTTCTATTATTAAGAGGCAATGTAGCGTGCTGGTGAAGGGTGTGGCTGCTGTAACCAGACTGCCAAGTTCAAACCCCAATCTTGCTACTTATCAGCTGTGTAAGCACAGGCAAGTTACTTTGcctaagttttctcatctgtaaaatgagagtaaaaaaGACCATCGCTTAGTGTTGGTATGAGGATTAAAATGACACATAAAGTGATTAGAATAGTATCTGGCACCCAGTAAGTACCCAGTAAGCGTTAGTCATCTTTATTATACATTGTTGCCTTTCAAAGGTAGTTTTATAAAAACCCTTCAAAGTTTACAAATATTTGAGAACAAGTGATGTATTAAAATTTATTCCACAATAGCATCACTATTctagaattttgtttaaaaatgcatgttGATAATGGCTAAATGAGTGAGCTAGATCTATTGAATTTCACAGGGTTATTATTCTAGGGGCTTGGTGGAGACAAAAAGGGGGAAATAGGTTTAGGTCTAAATTCTTGGAAATTATAGAATCATTGTCTGAAGCTAATTCAGtgattcaacttttttttttttttttttttttttttttttttaaagcagtaacAAAGAAAATAAGCTAGTTGGGAGGGGAGGTAGAATTCAacatggtttttattattttgtgggCTGGACTAGTTGGCTCTTctatttgcatgttttcttctccatttaGATGCTTCATCGAATAAGACAGGTGGCTTtccttattcttattttctttgctctacAAAGATTACACTTACGGCCCCTTAAGTCATAATGTGATACTGTGTATAGTTTTCAATTCGAGTCATTAAAATGTTTATGTTAAAATAACTAAATGCCAGAATACTTCTGAatgaatttgtattttctctcacattcttctcactttcttgatACTCTAGGTTGTGAGACAGCGATTTTATTCCCAATGCGTTCCAAGAAGATTTTTGGAAGTGTGCATCCAGTGAGACCAATGAAGCTTGAGTCTTTCAGTGCCTGCCTTTGGGTCAAAGCCACAGATGTGTTAAACAAAACCATCCTCTTCTCCTATGGCACAAAGAGGAATCCATATGAGATCCAGCTGTATCTCAGCTACCAGTCCATAGTGTTTGTGGTGGGTGGAGAAGAAAACACACTGGCTGCTGATACTGTGGTTTCTCTAGGAAGGTGGACCCACCTGTGCGGCACCTGGAATTCAGAGAAGGGGCGCGTGTCCTTGTGGGTAAATGGTGAACTGGTGGCCACTGCTGTTGAGAGGGCCATGGGTCATGTTGTTCCTGACGGAGGAATCCTGCAGATTGGCCAAGAAAAGAATGGCTGCTGTGTGGGAGGAGGCTTTGATGAAACATTAGCCTTTTCTGGAAGACTGACAGGCTTCAATCTCTGGAATCGTGTTCTCAGCCATGAAGAGATAAGAGAGACTGGAGGGGTGGAGTCTTGTCACATCCGGGGGAATGTCGTCGGGTGGGGGGTCACAGAGATTCAACCACATGGAGGAGCTCAGTATGTTTCGTAAGTGTTGTGAAACTCTACTTGAAGCCAAAGAAAGAAactcacattttaaatatatgccaCTTTGGAAGGTCTAAAAACCCCAATGCATCATAAGCCTTGAGACTAATGAAGGAGAGAGTTGAGATCGATCTTTATTTATCTTGGCAAAATACTGAATAAACAGTTGAAGGGAAGACATTGGAGAAAGCTTTGGGGGATATTGTTACTAGACTTTGTGCCATGGTGCTTTCTGATTAATGCTGTGCCTCTGTCAGATAAActctcaaataattaaaaaggaCTGTATTGTTGAATAGTAGGAcaattgttttacttttctttggttAATTTTGTTTTGGCCAGAGATGAATTTTACATTGGAAGAATAACAAAATAAGATGTGTTGTTCATTGTTCTTTGTTATTGGTATGTACCTTATTAcaaaaaattatgataaaaacatatttatactaTAAGGTGACTTAACAAATATAAATGTAGTTTATATGTTATAATCGAATGTAACTTTTGAGAAGATAGTTGTATAAGTTATATTGTAAAATGGgtttgtattaattttattaagacTATTTTTGTAATGCTCTACtttaaataaagtgttttataaaACTAGTTCATGTCATCTAATTGTAAATCTAAGAGATGTTTTGGAGCAAAttcacacttttcttttttcatctaaaATAGGCAATTAGTTTTCAGGGTCTAATCTGTTATGTAAACGGCAGTAGTTAACATCGTAACTATTAGAAACAAACCATGAAAGCTGTTTTAAGTTTTGGCTTCCTATAAATTATAAGCAGGAAATACGATCTTGTCTAAGTCAATTCAGCTCTCTGGGTTTTCGTTTTCTCAgctgagaaatcaagaaattgaGGAAATAAGGATTTCTAGGTCTCTTCTAATTTGATGATTCCATGAGCTTAAACAACTTCCGTAATATGaaaggaagcaaacaaacaagcatgAATCATCAGAGTTTCCTGCATACACATGATGCCTGCAAACAATGGCTTAGGACTGTTATTGGGGAGATCTAAGAATCTGGAGAAGAAACGCCTGTGAGAGCTTGGAAAcataccccatgttctcactcatgaaGGAGAGGAAAGTCCAGCCCCTTCACACTGCACATGGGGAGATGGGAGGTAACTCTTCCCACCACACTAGTGTTCTCCCATAGATTCTATGTGAGGGCTGGTAGAAGAGCACCACAAAATTGCTTCAGAAATACAGTagaatcagccacaatgtatatcgacaaaataaaattaaaaaaaaaaacaaaaaacgaaataCAGTAGAATCACAGTGAGGATGTGTCCTCCTAAAGATAGGGCCTGAACAACCACAGATCATTTCCTGTTCATGAGGTTTGATGAACAGAACCAGGGGTAATTTTATAACTAACCATGGGGGTGTCCTTAGATCAGTTACATAACTTCTCTGGGTCTTCTCAGTAAATGGAGGGGGGTTGGACTCTTAGAGCCTTTCAGCAATAAAATTCCATgcatctaataattttttttttttaagatgactggtaaggggatcttaatccttgacttggtgttgtcagcaccacgctctcccaagtgagctaattggccatccctatatagggatccgaacacttggccttggtattatcagcaccacactctcccaagtgagccatgggctggccccttgaATCTAATAATTTTTGAGGATGCTCATGGCATCAGCACAGTTTCATCCCACTCTCAAGACCCACAAAACCAGCCTGATGAGTCTCTAAGAAAATTACTTGCAGCTTTGAGCTGACAGGTCAGTTTCTGACTCTTGGAAATTACATAATTCAAGGTTGCAGGCACACTGGCCACCGGCAAAGTCCCTGTCCAGCCATTGTCTACATGACTTGAAGTCTcaagtggaaaaagaaatactggaCCCAAACTTAGGTAGAAAGTGAGGCATGCTTTCGATTCCAGCATGAACTATATTTAAGACACCTCAGATGATGCAAGCCAAGACAAATGCAAACTCACATGctgacagaaataaatataagggaactttatattttttaaataattacatattgaggacaaaaaataaacaaatagaaggaaaaaaaactaattCTTGGGTCATAAAGGTAGAAATTTCATCTGCTATGGCAATAAATCTGGATAAGTGTTCAGGAACTTCTAGTCATTCCCTAATATCCAGTTTCTCTCTTTGCCTAAGTAACAGAAATCTAGTTTTAGTGGCACATACAGCCACTCAGAGTAAagtctatattttttttttagcattgctTGCATCTAGGTGTGGCCACATAATTCAGTTCTGGCCGGTGCTGAAGTACTGTATGctattctctttcccttcctccttctgtcTGATTGGAATGTGGTAATGATGGTTGGAATTTCAGCAACCATCTTAAACTGTGAGATTCCCTGCAACAATGTAGAAAAGCTTGGTTTTCTGATGATTGTGAAGCTGCCTAGCCAGCCCTGCTCTGCCTGCCCCTGGACTTCTTTTACATTCAAGAAAAAATAcacttctatctttttttttttttttttttgaccggtaagggtaaggggatcgcaaccctcggcacagtgttgtctgcaccacgctcagccagtgagcgcaccggacatccctatataggatccgaacccacgccaccagcgccgcactctcctgagtgagccatggggctggccccactTCTATCTTCTTTGATCCATTATTGGTTGACCACCCAATCTAACCCTGATctagtagaattaaaaaaaaaattttttaattaaaaagaccATGCACTTTATTCTCTTCAAAGCACTCATAGCCTGTAATCAGAAGATACATTTTACAAATTCTCAggttggacttttttttttactaaccAACAGCATTTAGTGAGTTTTAGAATATATAGGTATCAGCAAAAGGAGGAAGTAAGAAATGTGTAAAACTGAGAGAAAATGTCTAAGAAGAAATAGCATGCTGGCTTAGTTTATCATATTGGAACACAGTTTCATTTGTCAGAATAGTTATTGAGGGCACCGCCATGTTATGGCATAGTAAAAAAATTGTGCAAAGTGACTTAGGTGAAAAATGTCTGTGTAACTAATATAAACTATATTAGATATATTAGATATTACTTGTGTGGGCTAGGGTGACCAATTGTCCTGGCTTGCCTGGGACTGTCCCAGCATTAGCACTGAAAGTCTCAGATCCCAGAAACCCTCACTCtactacatatgtatgtgtgtccaGTAGAACAACATTTTTGCAGAAATAATACATGAACAAAACAcaattaacatattttctttatccattacaATATAAATAGGCCTTTAAgtattaattcctttaaaatgttttcagaacATTTGACTACTAAGTATATGTACATCATAGAATTTTGGAGCTTGGTATTTACAATTACTTAATTGACTTTAAAATGAATTAGATTTGCAAACAAACATTTCTTGTCAAATCTTATATTAGGACGCTCTTCTTTGAGACATTTACTAAAACCAAATGTTTCCAGAATTGCCTTTTTAGCTACTTAAGATATAGCACTCTTAAAGTTGAGAGTCTTGGTCAAAGTACTTGTGCATATTCATTTACACAGTCTTAGATTCAGTGAACGTGAAAGCTCTCATTACTGATCCTTGTGTTCAGTTTCATAAATCCAGAGTGTAGAAAACAGCTGCTGGGCTATGGGGTCACAAATCCAGTGTTCAGGTCCTGGCACCATCACCTACTAACTTAATAACTGTAAGACATCAGGCCTGTCAACTAATCTTCATGAGTTCCAAATTAGCCAAGAAATTAGGGATAACAAGACTTGCCTACATTGTTGAAGACTTATTAAGCAGAAAATGTACATTAAGAGCTTTCTAAACCATAAAATAGtacttgaaataaaataattatcataaaaaatgttttccaagttGTTCCCAGTGGATTAAAACATACATGCATAAGCAGGTAGCTTCCAGTCAGGACGGCAGAAAAGATGGtcaccagtgtcactctctcccacaaatcaaccaatttaccactattaaaaagcaatgacagccaagctggggctgctagagctcaggggaagaggagagacctacagagtacatgaaggcaggagaagccagaatgagagaaagaaaggacgcTCTCACCATTTtaaatcctggccacttccaggctggcccTGGCGAGCAcccagagcaagagctggcaaaagccacagctgtgcccttcgggtgaagttgcttggaggcagcaggagagaagagggtcttggtggccctcagaccagcaagaccactaacagggttcccaagacccacataggagcaaggtgccacagacaactgagaaaaggagccactcagaggccaatgagtcatcacaaggaactggcccacagcccgtcccatgggaactATTTGGAGTgtaggcagtgggggagatgggtccaccaggggacattggggcacagcaaggagagctgatctgccccccaatcagcacaggaccactcagaggatactggtcaggaatgtagaactgcatgggatgcagtttgctgagaagactcaggcccagaccagaatttctacacaagccaggtgcactggatttcaccagatccagaagtatctacaaagtcaaccattaaaacctgagctgcacaaaaagtcttccccagggaatcagcagaatagcagcaaagcaacaatttagcttaaccacaaggctcaagtgctggtcctcacaggaaaaTCCCACatattagaagtaagcaaaggacaacaaattagttccagtgcaaagttTACGTGgggggaatagtgaataatccaacacagatctgaaagaaaaaaaaaatacccacagaccagggACGAAGTTtgatgttaactagtaaaggtctcacttcaacaaagaacacctataacacctggAAGAACCAGAAGCCCTTTGGTCCACCAatccagggatgggggagggccaggggtctcagccatgtcccccaacacccacaatcagcccagcaatgaccattgagctgccacaggaaacaTCCTGGGCTCCCAGGTGAAGGCAGTGGTGGGcagagggcttcagccacacacacccccaatgtCTGCAACCAGCCTAGTGACAACTACTGAACCTCTGCTGGAAGCCCCATGGTtttctgagccagggtggtgggggggggctgAGGATTTCAGCCGCACacctctgacatctgcattcagcccagcaatgaccaaaccaccactggaagccctctggtctcccctgcaggaatgaagggTATGCCATAGGCCTCAACGAggctccccctccttccttcttctcccaccctatttccttcccccttcctctctccccctctcacTCACTGCTCCACAACAAGATCCCGGAATGTAAAAACAGAGGGAGCCAGGAaccgacccctcctcctgcaaccaagCATGCTGCTACTGCCACAGGGCCCGCCCAGGGTTCTGGGGTATGGAGACGGGGACCAACCCTCCTCTCACAGCCAGGCAGGTAGCATGCCAGGAGCACTGCTTCATGTGGATAGCCCACCACTGCCACTGTGATAGccatggctgccgcgaaagcagctagatgccccAGCCGCcgtgcagatggcctgccagccatTCAAGTGCATTGTCGCTTGGAGGGTCACCAATGGAGACCAACGAATGGAGGGGGATGTTTCTCTTCACCCACCATGTAAACTtttagaagaagcatctactctataataatattgggggacctgatcacacctctcagcactggacagatcatccaggcaacaaatcaacagagtaaccgttactctttcagttggagagaagaaatctagggttatcagaggtgggagggagagagggatgggagagattggacaaggggcataaagaataagtacaacttgtaataatgtatatgctaataatattgatttgatcaacatatgttaacgttgaaccccaaaatatgtataatcaattatgattcaataaaaaataaataaaataatctccccccaaattcatacatatgtaagcaaataaacagaaatacaaacaaataaatgaatataaggATTCTCTTACATTGTGGGTAAGTCATTTTCAGAGTTCAGCACATGGATGTCCACTTCTGTACAGGCCTTATTGTACTTCACAGCGACATCTGCTGGTGAAATCAAGAAGGTGCAAATTCTGACTTCCTTCAGAGCCAAGACTTGGTCAACAATTCAGAAGAGGCCCTTTTCTGTCCCAAGATATGTCTCTATTCATTGATTCGTATTTGGATTGCCTTTTACAACACTATATTTAGTATTTCCCTATATGTGTTAGTGTTCAGgttgaatattcttaataatattGCTTAGTAGTTTATTTCCTAGAATATttgattaataaattttttttctaacaactTGTAATACAGCAAAcctaaaactttttctttaagaataattGTATCATAAATTTTTAATGGCTAAGCATCTCCCTAGGGATtatgaaacaaagaaatatggTTCTGCCTCCAATGTTTCAATAGGGACCTGGTATATGGCAGATGCTCAATTAATGATGACAACAacactgatgatgatgatgatgatgataagaaTCACAGTAACTGTTGATAAACTATGGGCCTACCATTGTGCAAAGTATAGATGCTTCATCTATTTAAAGCTCACCCACCCTATGTGGTACATATTACTATTGTCATAATATATAGGGGATCAATTTTTTTAATCTCCATTATTCTGAGACAGCTCACCTATCAGTGGTCTGAATTTTGTCTCAcatagagaaataaatgagatgaaTTTATCATCATTAACTAGACAGTCTTTTCCAGGATATTCCAGTAAGTCAGAAAGGAATGTGGACTCTTGCTGAGGCAATATTAGATTTTCTTTCCAAGACTTTCTACTTAAGTTTCAAATCAGTTGAGGTAATTTGGTGACTCGTGCCAGAGGACGATGTAAAAGGCATATTAATGGAGAGGAATATTTCCTTATTATAATCACTGATTCAAAAAAGAGACATCACTGCTTTTGGATCTGAGAGCGATGGCGTGCACTGCAATCAAAATTTGAAAGGGCTCCCCTACAAGCCCTCAAATAATCTAAAGTTGGAGATACCCTCATTTTAAGAGTCTTTAATAATATTGTCAGCTTCTCTGGTTAAAGGTACATTAACTCATGCTACACTAAACATTGGTTGTGCTTTTATCTTCCAATAATGGACAGGTATTACAGCCCATCTTTGTATGGCAAAGAACGAGTTTGGAGAATTATGCAGGAGCACTGGAAAACAACTCTCTCCTCTGAAATGGTTCTGATGTTACAAAACATCAAATTACTGCTGATATGATTTAAGCAGAAAACAAATTCATGACCCGAGTGACATCCTtgccttattttttaattcaagggGGAGCA contains the following coding sequences:
- the PTX3 gene encoding pentraxin-related protein PTX3 yields the protein MHLPAILCCALWSAVLAENSDDYELMYVNLDNEIDHGFHPTEDPTPCDCSREHSEWDKLFIMLENSQMRQGMLLQATDDVLRGELQRLRAELGRLAGSLARPCAPTVPAEAGLAPALEELLRASRDAGLRLARLEGAWTPRPEAAGRGLGAVLEELRQTRADLRALRGWAAGRWLPAGCETAILFPMRSKKIFGSVHPVRPMKLESFSACLWVKATDVLNKTILFSYGTKRNPYEIQLYLSYQSIVFVVGGEENTLAADTVVSLGRWTHLCGTWNSEKGRVSLWVNGELVATAVERAMGHVVPDGGILQIGQEKNGCCVGGGFDETLAFSGRLTGFNLWNRVLSHEEIRETGGVESCHIRGNVVGWGVTEIQPHGGAQYVS